The following are encoded together in the Gordonia insulae genome:
- a CDS encoding ABC transporter permease, which translates to MTTLVDQTTTPDGGATPSTPQRGRGTSAVWLRWLGKLGSAVFVLWAAASVTFLLQVLAPGDRATLLLNLSSGQSRERTPDEIAPVNEQYGFIDPIWQQYLHYLQGLLHGDLGTSYQLQQPVTEVIAEQVGPTLVLTVSALIVAWLLVLVTTTLTAGRRGPLGGLGALLETVSAGLPQYWLGSILLVVFAINLAWFPVESGTGLRGLVLPVLTLAIPLAGFLGSIARDEFARALDQPFVLTARSRGLGDLSVRARHVLRHSVIPAVTVSGWAMGALLSGAVIAETVFARAGIGQTLVAAASSRDVPLVSGIVVLVAAIYTVANLLVDFLYTVIDPRIEVP; encoded by the coding sequence ATGACCACTCTGGTCGATCAGACGACGACCCCGGACGGCGGTGCGACACCGTCGACTCCACAACGCGGCCGGGGCACCTCGGCGGTGTGGTTGCGGTGGCTCGGCAAACTCGGGTCCGCGGTGTTCGTGCTGTGGGCCGCGGCGTCGGTGACCTTCCTGCTGCAGGTTCTCGCACCCGGTGACCGGGCGACGCTGCTGCTCAATCTCTCCTCCGGGCAGAGCCGCGAGCGCACACCGGACGAGATCGCCCCCGTCAACGAGCAGTACGGCTTCATCGACCCGATCTGGCAGCAGTACCTGCACTATCTGCAGGGGCTTCTGCACGGCGATCTCGGGACCTCCTATCAACTGCAACAACCGGTCACCGAGGTGATCGCCGAGCAGGTCGGCCCGACGCTCGTCCTGACGGTCAGCGCGTTGATCGTAGCCTGGCTGTTGGTGCTGGTGACCACCACACTGACGGCGGGTCGTCGAGGACCGCTCGGCGGTCTGGGTGCGCTGCTCGAGACCGTCAGCGCCGGCCTCCCGCAGTACTGGCTGGGATCGATCCTGCTGGTGGTGTTCGCCATCAACCTGGCCTGGTTCCCGGTGGAGAGCGGTACGGGCCTGCGCGGTTTGGTGTTGCCGGTGCTGACGCTCGCGATACCCTTGGCCGGCTTCCTCGGCAGCATCGCTCGAGATGAGTTCGCCCGGGCCCTCGACCAGCCGTTCGTCCTCACCGCGCGCAGCCGCGGACTCGGCGACCTCTCCGTGCGCGCCCGACATGTGCTGCGGCACTCCGTCATCCCCGCGGTGACCGTCTCCGGGTGGGCGATGGGCGCGTTGCTGTCCGGAGCGGTGATCGCCGAGACCGTCTTCGCGCGGGCCGGCATCGGACAGACGCTCGTCGCGGCCGCCAGTTCCCGCGACGTGCCGCTCGTGAGCGGCATCGTGGTGCTGGTCGCCGCGATCTACACCGTCGCGAACCTGCTGGTGGACTTTCTCTACACCGTCATCGACCCCCGGATCGAGGTCCCATGA
- a CDS encoding MSMEG_0572/Sll0783 family nitrogen starvation response protein, with translation MPSFDETITENIAKSLGEIPHPSLPKGSNIYGGTKIFPDYQAEDGETYFTLVHGIAHESSVSFVAVLQATRALRKGFESAVYFYGPGAINCLATRGFPKTGDSGFPGEQNINDSLETFIAEGGTVFCCRFGLALHGGREEDLIEGVIPAHPLDVQDAIIHYARKGAIINSTYMV, from the coding sequence GTGCCTTCTTTCGACGAGACCATCACCGAGAACATCGCCAAGTCACTCGGTGAGATCCCGCACCCCTCCCTGCCGAAGGGTTCCAACATCTACGGCGGGACCAAGATCTTCCCCGACTACCAGGCCGAAGACGGCGAAACCTACTTCACCCTGGTCCACGGCATCGCGCACGAATCCTCGGTGTCGTTCGTCGCGGTTCTGCAGGCCACCCGCGCGCTGCGCAAGGGCTTCGAGTCCGCCGTCTACTTCTACGGCCCCGGCGCCATCAATTGCCTTGCCACACGCGGATTCCCGAAGACCGGTGATTCCGGATTCCCCGGTGAGCAGAACATCAACGACTCGCTGGAGACGTTCATCGCCGAGGGAGGCACCGTGTTCTGCTGCCGCTTCGGGCTCGCCCTGCACGGCGGCCGCGAGGAGGACCTCATCGAGGGAGTGATCCCGGCGCACCCGCTCGACGTGCAGGACGCCATCATCCACTACGCGCGCAAGGGCGCGATCATCAACTCCACCTACATGGTGTGA
- a CDS encoding acyl-CoA dehydrogenase family protein encodes MTAVVTRIASDPAEVLAEVAAEAAVRERTGTDPHEQVRLLADTGLTALTLDDATADGADVVEFFEFLIDLARADPIVAHILRAHFWFVEQVRRLPAGPVRERWAAEVRAGKIFGNATSERTGNAGTRDFRTELRPTEDGWLLTGAKFYSTGTAFADWVSVTATVRGTDSSEDRVARVVLPVDREGVTIVDDWDGIGQHRTGTGSTNLDDVRVRPEDVLELSESGSSDRPMATDGPFLQLYLQALITGILFSVTDDATSLLHSRSRTFDHAPHESPRKDPILLRTVGEIDAAAHVARAAVLSAARDVEAAFGPARRGRIEPELFARASVAAARVKVHVDRVGLQAATDLFDIGGASSASRAKNLDRHWRNIRTVTLHNPTSYKAIALGDRLVNGTPLPANGYF; translated from the coding sequence GTGACCGCCGTGGTCACCCGGATCGCGTCGGACCCGGCCGAGGTACTCGCCGAGGTCGCCGCCGAGGCGGCCGTCCGCGAACGGACGGGCACCGATCCGCACGAGCAGGTGCGGTTGCTCGCCGACACCGGACTGACAGCGTTGACACTCGACGATGCGACGGCAGACGGTGCCGACGTGGTCGAGTTCTTCGAGTTCCTCATCGACCTTGCACGCGCGGATCCGATTGTGGCGCACATTCTGCGCGCCCACTTCTGGTTCGTGGAGCAGGTCCGGCGCCTCCCCGCGGGTCCCGTCCGCGAGCGCTGGGCCGCCGAGGTGCGCGCCGGGAAGATCTTCGGCAACGCGACCAGTGAGCGCACCGGGAACGCCGGTACCCGCGACTTCCGGACCGAGCTGCGCCCGACCGAGGATGGCTGGCTGCTGACCGGGGCGAAGTTCTACAGCACCGGCACCGCCTTCGCCGACTGGGTGTCGGTGACCGCGACGGTCCGCGGCACCGATTCGTCGGAGGATCGGGTCGCGCGGGTCGTGCTGCCGGTGGACCGCGAGGGTGTGACCATCGTGGACGACTGGGACGGGATCGGTCAGCACCGGACCGGGACCGGCTCGACGAACCTGGACGACGTGCGGGTCCGGCCTGAAGACGTCCTCGAGCTCAGCGAGTCAGGATCATCGGACCGGCCGATGGCCACCGACGGGCCGTTCCTGCAGCTCTATCTCCAAGCGTTGATCACCGGCATCCTCTTCTCGGTGACCGACGACGCGACCTCATTGCTGCATTCTCGCTCGAGGACATTCGACCACGCACCACACGAATCTCCCCGCAAGGATCCGATCCTGTTGCGGACCGTCGGCGAGATCGACGCAGCGGCCCACGTGGCGCGGGCCGCCGTCTTGTCGGCGGCGCGTGACGTCGAGGCCGCGTTCGGGCCGGCCCGCCGGGGCCGGATCGAGCCGGAACTCTTCGCGCGGGCGTCGGTCGCTGCGGCTCGGGTCAAGGTGCACGTCGATCGGGTCGGGTTGCAGGCTGCGACCGACCTCTTCGACATCGGCGGTGCGTCGTCGGCGAGCCGTGCCAAGAATCTGGATCGGCACTGGCGCAACATCCGCACCGTCACACTGCACAATCCCACGTCATACAAGGCGATCGCGCTGGGCGACCGCCTGGTGAACGGAACGCCGTTGCCCGCCAACGGGTACTTCTGA
- a CDS encoding carbon-nitrogen hydrolase family protein: MTTLAAVAANFTRDLEQNYQTIETYVAQARERDVDFLVFPEAAIGGYLSSLGNHGDTVKTTSRSLPPAIRLDGPEIQRVQSIAGDLVIAIGFCELAEDGETRYNAAAVLDGSRIYGSYRKVHQPLGENMSYSSGTDYGVFDTPIGRVGLQICYDKAFPEAARVMALDGAEIIASLSAWPAARTATAENLQEDRWTYRFNLFDTARALDNQVFWIAANQAGTFGSLRYVGNAKIVDPGGNILDSTLLDSGMAVADVDIAETFTAMRGGMFHLRDRRPDAYGVLTELDATGDAGWRGLAHA; this comes from the coding sequence ATGACCACTCTCGCAGCGGTCGCGGCCAATTTCACCCGCGATCTCGAACAGAACTACCAGACCATCGAAACGTATGTGGCGCAGGCCCGCGAGCGCGACGTCGACTTCCTGGTGTTCCCCGAAGCAGCAATCGGCGGATACCTGTCGTCGCTCGGCAACCACGGGGACACCGTCAAGACCACGTCACGCTCGCTACCGCCGGCCATCCGGCTCGACGGACCGGAAATCCAACGGGTGCAATCGATCGCAGGTGACCTCGTGATCGCCATCGGGTTCTGCGAGCTGGCCGAGGACGGGGAGACCCGTTACAACGCCGCCGCGGTGCTCGACGGCTCACGCATCTACGGCAGCTATCGCAAGGTGCATCAGCCACTGGGAGAGAACATGTCGTACTCCTCCGGCACCGATTACGGCGTCTTCGATACACCGATCGGCCGCGTCGGACTCCAGATCTGTTACGACAAGGCCTTTCCCGAGGCCGCGCGGGTGATGGCCCTCGACGGCGCCGAGATCATCGCCAGCCTGTCGGCCTGGCCGGCGGCGCGCACCGCGACCGCGGAGAACCTGCAGGAAGACCGGTGGACGTACCGCTTCAACCTGTTCGACACCGCCCGCGCCCTCGACAACCAGGTCTTCTGGATCGCCGCCAATCAGGCCGGCACATTCGGGTCGCTGCGCTACGTGGGGAACGCCAAGATCGTCGACCCGGGTGGCAACATCCTCGACTCGACGCTGCTCGACAGTGGCATGGCGGTCGCCGACGTCGACATCGCCGAGACGTTCACCGCCATGCGTGGGGGCATGTTCCACCTTCGTGATCGACGGCCCGACGCCTACGGGGTCCTCACCGAACTCGACGCCACCGGTGACGCGGGTTGGCGGGGACTCGCTCATGCCTGA
- a CDS encoding dipeptide ABC transporter ATP-binding protein: MSTLLSTESGVAGSGTAPLAEVRDLHVAFGGREVVKGVSFSVTAGECLAIVGESGSGKSVTARTLMGLTGEGARITADAITFDGRSLVGLDDRDWRRLRGREIGFVLQDALVSLDQLRTVGSEIGEAWSAHHPAGFGGRRLRRAEREEKVVELLTLVGVPEPRVRAGQRPHELSGGLRQRALIASALAQDPKLLIADEPTTALDATVQAQILDVLAEAKERGNAVILISHDLAVVSRLADRVAVMRDGEIVEYGSTSDVLLRPEHDYTRGLLASVPSRTSKGTLLTSGDTVPEPAAPTGDAPPALRVRDIRKSFAAKDRSTRAAVRGVSFDLQPGRTLGIVGESGSGKTTTARIVLGLTDPDAGTVELNGRPWSALSDAARRADRHQISVIYQDPLSSFDPRWNVDRILRDSLRSRDLRGSDVDRRVSELLDHVGLSDEFRHRHPLHLSGGQRQRVAIARALAPEPTVIVCDEPVSALDVSIQARILDLLARLQAETGVALVFISHDLGVIHHVADDILVMRDGEVVEYGDADQVFGEPAHPYTRELLAAVPVIDESELVA, encoded by the coding sequence ATGAGCACCCTGCTGAGCACCGAATCCGGCGTCGCCGGGTCCGGCACCGCGCCACTCGCCGAGGTCCGCGACCTGCACGTCGCCTTCGGCGGCCGTGAGGTCGTGAAGGGAGTCTCGTTCAGCGTGACGGCCGGCGAATGCCTCGCCATCGTGGGCGAGTCCGGATCGGGGAAATCCGTGACGGCGCGCACCCTCATGGGACTGACCGGAGAGGGCGCACGGATCACCGCAGACGCCATCACGTTCGACGGCCGGTCACTCGTGGGCCTCGACGACCGTGACTGGCGGCGACTCCGGGGCCGCGAGATCGGCTTCGTGCTGCAGGACGCGTTGGTGTCACTGGACCAGTTGCGGACGGTCGGCAGTGAGATCGGCGAGGCGTGGAGCGCGCACCATCCTGCCGGGTTCGGCGGGCGCCGACTGCGGCGAGCCGAACGCGAGGAGAAGGTGGTCGAACTCCTGACCCTGGTCGGGGTGCCCGAGCCGCGCGTGCGTGCCGGGCAGCGACCACACGAACTGTCCGGTGGACTCCGTCAGCGTGCGCTCATCGCGTCGGCGTTGGCGCAGGACCCGAAGTTGCTGATCGCGGACGAACCGACCACCGCACTCGATGCGACGGTGCAGGCGCAGATCCTCGACGTGCTGGCCGAGGCCAAGGAACGTGGCAACGCGGTCATCCTGATCTCGCACGACCTCGCCGTCGTCTCCCGGCTCGCCGACCGGGTGGCCGTGATGCGCGACGGTGAGATCGTCGAATACGGGTCCACCAGCGACGTTCTTTTGCGTCCCGAGCACGACTACACCCGCGGTCTGCTCGCGTCGGTGCCGTCGCGCACATCGAAGGGCACGCTGCTGACCAGCGGCGACACCGTGCCCGAACCTGCCGCGCCCACGGGCGATGCGCCGCCGGCCCTGCGTGTGCGGGATATCCGCAAGTCCTTCGCCGCCAAGGACAGATCCACGCGTGCCGCGGTCCGTGGCGTGAGCTTCGACCTCCAGCCCGGCCGCACCCTCGGGATCGTCGGCGAATCCGGATCGGGCAAGACCACCACGGCCCGGATCGTGCTCGGGCTCACCGATCCCGACGCGGGCACGGTCGAACTCAACGGGCGGCCCTGGAGCGCACTGAGCGACGCCGCGCGCCGGGCCGATCGCCACCAGATCTCGGTCATCTACCAGGACCCGCTCAGCTCGTTCGATCCGCGCTGGAACGTCGATCGAATCCTGCGGGACAGTCTGCGGTCCAGAGACTTACGTGGCTCCGACGTCGACCGACGGGTGTCCGAGCTGCTCGACCACGTGGGCCTCTCGGACGAGTTCCGGCACCGGCATCCGCTGCACCTGTCGGGAGGACAGCGGCAGCGGGTGGCGATCGCGCGGGCCCTGGCACCGGAGCCGACGGTGATCGTGTGCGACGAGCCGGTGTCGGCTCTCGACGTCTCCATCCAGGCCCGCATCCTCGACCTGCTCGCCCGGCTGCAGGCGGAAACCGGTGTCGCACTCGTGTTCATCTCGCACGACCTCGGCGTCATCCATCACGTCGCCGACGACATCCTGGTCATGCGCGACGGAGAGGTCGTCGAGTACGGCGACGCCGATCAGGTCTTCGGCGAGCCGGCGCACCCCTACACTCGGGAACTCCTCGCTGCCGTACCGGTCATCGACGAGAGTGAACTGGTCGCCTGA
- a CDS encoding LLM class flavin-dependent oxidoreductase yields the protein MAHPKPLRFSAFVMNTTSHILHGAWRTPEAEQTDFNSLNHWIDLAKTLEDARFDFVFFADVVGLYDDYQGDWKKFVDSGLQIPSNDPLVLVSALASHTENLGIAITSSILQQHPFDFARKISTLDHASQGRVAWNIVTSLSSNAWRNFGYDGITGHDDRYAWADEYVDVVYKLWEGSWDDDALIQDKVSGIHADFDKVHKINHVGERYRVEGPHLSAPSPQRTPILFQAGSSHTGRRFAARNAEAQFIVSPTPDAARGLVDDTRRLVAEAGRDPQDLQFFQGLSFVIGSTEEEARRKSAELDEFIDPSTMIAHSAGGLGFDLGFYDLDTPIGEIKTEGTQSTLLWLREAVPDREPTVRDLAELRSRSGRVVGTPEQIADRLEQWRDAGVDGINVINATIPNSYVEFADHVLPVLRDRGLAQREYAPGTVRRKLTGRDRLPDSHPAARYRGAFAEVPV from the coding sequence GTGGCACACCCAAAGCCCTTGCGCTTCTCCGCCTTCGTGATGAACACCACATCCCACATCCTGCATGGGGCGTGGCGGACTCCGGAGGCCGAGCAGACGGACTTCAACTCGCTGAACCATTGGATCGATCTGGCGAAAACGCTGGAGGACGCACGGTTCGACTTCGTGTTCTTCGCCGACGTCGTCGGTCTCTACGACGACTACCAGGGCGACTGGAAGAAGTTCGTCGACTCCGGACTGCAGATTCCCAGCAACGACCCGCTGGTGCTGGTCTCGGCGCTGGCGTCACACACCGAGAACCTCGGCATCGCGATCACGAGCTCGATCCTGCAGCAGCATCCGTTCGACTTCGCTCGAAAGATCTCCACGCTCGATCACGCGTCGCAGGGGCGCGTCGCGTGGAACATCGTGACGAGCCTGTCGTCGAACGCGTGGCGGAACTTCGGCTACGACGGCATCACCGGGCACGATGACCGCTATGCCTGGGCCGACGAGTACGTCGACGTGGTCTACAAGTTGTGGGAAGGCTCCTGGGACGACGACGCCCTCATCCAGGACAAGGTCAGTGGCATCCACGCCGACTTCGACAAGGTGCACAAGATCAACCACGTGGGCGAGCGGTACCGCGTCGAGGGTCCGCACCTGTCTGCGCCGTCGCCACAGCGCACCCCGATCCTGTTCCAGGCCGGCTCGTCGCACACCGGCCGCCGGTTCGCGGCGCGAAATGCCGAGGCGCAGTTCATCGTCTCGCCCACTCCGGATGCCGCACGCGGACTGGTGGACGACACCCGCCGGCTGGTCGCCGAGGCGGGCCGAGACCCACAGGATCTGCAGTTCTTCCAAGGACTTTCGTTCGTGATCGGCAGCACCGAGGAGGAGGCGCGACGCAAATCGGCGGAACTCGACGAGTTCATCGATCCGAGCACCATGATCGCGCATTCGGCGGGCGGGCTCGGTTTCGATCTCGGTTTCTACGACCTGGACACCCCTATCGGTGAGATCAAGACCGAGGGCACACAGAGCACCCTGCTGTGGCTGCGCGAGGCGGTCCCCGATCGTGAGCCGACGGTCCGGGATCTCGCCGAACTGCGGAGTCGGAGCGGGCGCGTCGTGGGGACGCCGGAACAGATCGCCGACCGCCTCGAGCAATGGCGCGACGCCGGCGTGGACGGCATCAACGTGATCAACGCGACGATCCCCAACAGCTACGTCGAGTTCGCCGACCACGTGCTGCCGGTGCTTCGGGATCGCGGTCTGGCACAACGTGAGTACGCCCCGGGCACGGTGCGGCGCAAGCTGACCGGCCGCGATCGACTGCCCGACTCTCATCCGGCCGCCCGGTACCGCGGCGCGTTCGCCGAGGTGCCGGTGTGA
- a CDS encoding ABC transporter permease, whose amino-acid sequence MTTLSTRGPQSGTPATAQTPAPVDRRRWPVPPTVIAALAVLVLLAVAVVAPGVLAPYDPFAIDLDATLSPPSWAHLFGTDLSGRDLLSRVIFGTRQSLAIGLGAVAVALVLAVALGIAAGLSGRVAQALANRWIEVMFAFPTILLGLLLTSVFGPGPYTLIFAIGIGIAPGYARIVRGQVLSVRTAPYVEAATALGHSRRRILFQHIGPNALRPMIVTATLGVGQAIIWASGLAYLGLGVAPPAPEWGALLDAGRTYITEAWWLEIFPGLVIVITALAFTTVGRHLGARLEGSNR is encoded by the coding sequence ATGACCACCTTGTCGACACGTGGCCCGCAGTCGGGCACACCGGCGACAGCGCAGACGCCGGCACCGGTGGACCGGCGCCGTTGGCCGGTGCCGCCCACCGTGATAGCGGCCCTGGCCGTGTTGGTCCTGCTCGCCGTCGCCGTGGTGGCGCCAGGTGTGCTCGCCCCGTACGACCCGTTCGCGATCGATCTCGATGCCACTCTGTCGCCGCCGAGTTGGGCACACCTGTTCGGCACCGATCTCTCCGGCCGAGACCTGTTGAGTCGCGTCATCTTCGGCACACGCCAGTCGCTGGCCATCGGCCTCGGGGCCGTCGCGGTCGCGCTGGTGCTGGCCGTGGCGCTCGGCATCGCCGCCGGGTTGTCGGGACGTGTCGCCCAGGCGCTCGCCAACCGGTGGATCGAGGTGATGTTCGCGTTTCCGACGATCCTGCTCGGGCTGCTGCTGACGTCGGTGTTCGGGCCGGGACCGTACACGCTGATCTTCGCGATCGGGATCGGCATCGCACCGGGCTACGCGCGTATCGTGCGCGGGCAGGTCCTCAGCGTCCGCACCGCGCCCTACGTCGAGGCGGCCACCGCCCTGGGTCACTCCCGCCGCCGAATCCTGTTCCAGCACATCGGCCCGAACGCGCTGCGCCCGATGATCGTCACGGCGACTCTCGGCGTCGGGCAGGCCATCATCTGGGCATCGGGCCTGGCCTACCTGGGCCTCGGCGTCGCGCCGCCGGCACCCGAGTGGGGAGCACTGCTCGATGCCGGCCGCACCTACATCACCGAGGCGTGGTGGCTGGAGATCTTCCCGGGTCTGGTCATCGTGATCACCGCGCTCGCATTCACCACCGTCGGACGTCATCTCGGCGCCCGACTGGAAGGAAGCAACCGATGA
- a CDS encoding MSMEG_0570 family nitrogen starvation response protein — MPEMTFAVRWPDGAVQNCYSPSLVMHDHLDVGANYTVADFRTRATSALDEAAERVRAKFGFACTSAAATADDIVRNANRYEDDAVVEVLTMHPPLETS; from the coding sequence ATGCCTGAGATGACCTTCGCGGTGCGGTGGCCCGACGGCGCCGTACAGAACTGCTACTCGCCGAGTCTCGTCATGCACGATCATCTCGACGTCGGCGCGAACTACACGGTCGCCGATTTCCGCACCCGCGCAACGAGTGCACTCGACGAGGCAGCCGAGCGCGTCCGCGCGAAGTTCGGATTCGCCTGCACCTCGGCAGCCGCCACCGCCGACGACATCGTCCGCAACGCCAACCGATACGAGGACGACGCGGTCGTCGAGGTCCTCACCATGCACCCACCACTGGAGACATCATGA
- a CDS encoding ABC transporter substrate-binding protein, which yields MPRSVRPARARVLMAVALSAAALLSACGQRPETGDGTSTGVAATPGEYETGGVIEYGHEQEPPCVHGGWVQNAYLARQYLDNLVSLDDAGTPVPWLATSWDISPDRLTYTFHLKPDVKFSDGTTLDAAAVKTNFDAYLNPDSPNGTVAAYIGQYYAGGEALDRTTYALHLKSPYSPLLTVLTQGYFGIQSPTALARGAEANCSKPVGSGPFVIDRWDRNRSITFVRNPDYNSAPANAKHQGPAYVDKVIWKFLKDPVLRYGSLTSGSSDVIYNVPPINWADATGRFQTRQYVTPGRPNAITLNVDHAPFDDVRVRQAFAYSADREKAVETAYLGVVPYNPNGALSQSTPDYDATAGAYVRDPAKAGRLLDEAGWTQRDGDGIRVKDGRRLSARVVYASDAIIGPEGAAVLQDVAYQARQVGFDIELVPATQSEYFGGRYAKADTYDAYVGYWTSPTPGLLYINWRQRLEDNPNPYNNAFYNDPSLQGLIEKANSSADPAEQRRYYSEAQKVIGDQALAIGLYTQTTSIAAQPKLHDVWIEKSQGEPVFSDARFVR from the coding sequence GTGCCCAGATCCGTCCGCCCCGCGCGGGCTCGAGTGCTGATGGCCGTAGCACTGTCGGCGGCCGCGCTCCTGTCGGCCTGCGGGCAGCGACCCGAGACCGGTGACGGGACCTCGACGGGCGTCGCGGCGACCCCGGGGGAGTATGAGACCGGCGGGGTGATCGAGTACGGCCACGAGCAGGAGCCGCCCTGCGTGCACGGGGGTTGGGTGCAGAACGCCTACCTGGCGCGGCAGTACCTGGACAACCTGGTCTCGCTGGACGACGCCGGCACGCCGGTGCCCTGGCTGGCGACCAGCTGGGACATCTCACCCGATCGGCTCACCTACACCTTCCACCTCAAGCCGGACGTGAAGTTCAGCGACGGGACGACACTCGATGCGGCTGCGGTCAAGACGAACTTCGACGCCTACCTGAACCCGGACAGTCCCAACGGCACCGTCGCCGCCTACATCGGCCAGTACTACGCCGGCGGTGAGGCGCTCGACCGCACTACCTATGCACTGCATCTGAAGTCGCCGTACAGCCCGTTGCTGACGGTACTCACCCAGGGCTACTTCGGGATTCAGTCGCCCACGGCGTTGGCGCGGGGTGCGGAGGCCAACTGCTCGAAGCCGGTGGGCTCCGGGCCGTTCGTCATCGATCGGTGGGATCGCAACCGCAGCATCACCTTTGTGCGGAACCCGGACTACAACTCGGCGCCCGCCAACGCCAAGCATCAGGGACCGGCCTACGTCGACAAGGTGATCTGGAAGTTCCTCAAGGACCCGGTGCTCCGGTACGGGTCCTTGACCAGCGGGTCGTCGGACGTCATCTACAACGTTCCGCCGATCAACTGGGCCGACGCGACCGGACGCTTCCAGACGCGCCAGTACGTCACGCCGGGCCGGCCGAACGCGATCACGCTGAACGTCGACCACGCGCCGTTCGACGATGTGCGGGTGCGGCAGGCCTTCGCCTACTCGGCGGACCGTGAGAAGGCGGTGGAGACCGCCTATCTCGGTGTGGTGCCGTACAACCCGAACGGCGCGCTCAGCCAGAGCACCCCCGACTACGACGCCACCGCCGGTGCCTATGTCCGGGACCCGGCGAAGGCAGGCCGGCTGCTCGACGAGGCGGGATGGACACAGCGTGACGGCGACGGAATCCGGGTCAAGGACGGTCGTCGGCTGAGTGCTCGCGTCGTCTACGCGTCCGACGCGATCATCGGTCCGGAGGGCGCGGCGGTACTGCAGGACGTCGCATACCAGGCCCGCCAGGTCGGATTCGACATCGAGTTGGTGCCCGCCACCCAGAGCGAGTACTTCGGCGGACGGTACGCGAAAGCGGACACCTACGACGCCTACGTCGGCTATTGGACCAGCCCGACGCCGGGTCTGCTGTACATCAACTGGCGTCAGCGACTCGAGGACAACCCCAATCCCTACAACAACGCCTTCTACAACGATCCGTCGCTGCAGGGACTCATCGAGAAGGCCAACAGCTCAGCGGATCCGGCCGAGCAGCGGCGGTACTACAGCGAGGCGCAGAAGGTGATCGGCGACCAGGCGCTGGCCATCGGCCTGTACACGCAGACCACCTCCATCGCCGCACAGCCGAAACTGCACGACGTGTGGATCGAGAAGTCCCAAGGTGAACCGGTGTTCTCGGATGCGAGGTTTGTGCGATGA